The following proteins are co-located in the Vigna unguiculata cultivar IT97K-499-35 chromosome 9, ASM411807v1, whole genome shotgun sequence genome:
- the LOC114164579 gene encoding auxin efflux carrier component 2-like, which translates to MIKGSDVYDVVAAIVPLYVALILAYGSVRWWKIFTPEQCSGINRFVSVFGVPFLSFHFISNNNPYTMNFRFLAADSLQKVVILAALVLWNAFTKWGSMNWTITLFSLSTLPNTLIMGVPLLRAMYGDFTTALMIQIVVFQSVIWYTLLLFMFEYRAAKLLILQKFPDTAGAISSVRVHSHVGSLSCREMLETNAETGEDGNLHVVVMSRSVSVASKEPRLRSSSSNFSATDSHPHGLNREGMLKMHEKSFSRSKSVGHGLVSPYLSLKPIGDKETDSNKGLHMFMSTSPTSDPNVRHAANTRVGSYMESSKDVEIEGVEGPVLRSQNDNSEGDSNKRQEMPRARVMIKLILSMVWRNLIRNPNTYASVLGLVWSLIFFRWNMKMPSIIKGSIEIISNAGLGMAMFSLGLFMALQPKIITCGKTRAMISMLIKFLVGPMVILATSKAMGVNGVLLKVAVVQASLPEALVPFIFAKEYNLHADILSTAVIFGMVVALPVTIIYYVILGL; encoded by the exons ATGATCAAAGGTAGCGACGTGTACGATGTAGTTGCAGCCATTGTGCCCCTCTACGTGGCTTTGATCTTAGCCTATGGCTCCGTCCGTTGGTGGAAGATCTTCACCCCAGAACAGTGCTCCGGCATAAACCGTTTTGTGTCGGTTTTTGGAGTGCCCTTCCTCTCTTTTCATTTCATATCCAACAATAACCCTTACACCATGAACTTCAGGTTCTTAGCCGCGGATTCTCTTCAAAAGGTTGTGATTTTGGCTGCACTTGTTCTGTGGAACGCTTTCACAAAGTGGGGTAGCATGAACTGGACCATCACACTGTTCTCACTCTCCACTCTCCCCAACACGCTCATCATGGGGGTTCCTCTTCTGAGAGCCATGTATGGAGACTTCACAACCGCGCTCATGATCCAAATCGTGGTTTTTCAGAGTGTGATTTGGTACACTCTCTTGCTGTTCATGTTCGAATATAGAGCGGCCAAGCTACTCATTCTGCAGAAATTCCCTGATACAGCAGGTGCTATATCCTCCGTTAGGGTTCATTCCCACGTTGGTTCTCTGAGTTGTCGAGAAATGCTCGAAACTAATGCAGAAACCGGAGAAGATGGGAATCTTCACGTGGTGGTCATGTCACGTTCCGTGTCCGTCGCATCAAAAGAACCAAGGCTGCGAAGTTCAAGTTCAAATTTTAGTGCCACAGATTCGCACCCACATGGTCTCAACAGAGAGGGGATGCtgaaaatgcatgaaaagagTTTTTCAAGGAGCAAGAGCGTTGGTCATGGTTTGGTTTCTCCGTATCTGTCTCTGAAACCAATAGGGGACAAGGAGACAGACAGTAACAAGGGTTTGCACATGTTTATGTCAACTTCGCCAACTTCTGATCCTAATGTGAGACATGCAGCGAATACTAGAGTTGGATCTTACATGGAATCTTCAAAGG ATGTTGAAATTGAAGGTGTTGAAGGTCCTGTATTGAGGAGTCAGAACGATAACAGTGAAGGAGATTCAAACAAAAGGCAAGAAATGCCTCGTGCCAGAGTCATGATAAAGCTTATTCTCAGCATGGTTTGGAGGAATCTCATAAGAAACCCTAATACCTATGCAAGTGTTTTGGGTCTTGTTTGGTCTCTCATCTTTTTTAG GTGGAACATGAAGATGCCATCTATAATAAAAGGTTCCATAGAAATAATTTCAAATGCTGGGTTGGGAATGGCCATGTTCAGTTTAG GTCTTTTCATGGCGTTGCAACCGAAAATCATCACTTGTGGAAAAACTCGAGCTATGATTTCAATGTTAATTAAGTTTTTGGTTGGTCCAATGGTGATTCTTGCAACCTCCAAAGCCATGGGTGTCAATGGAGTTCTTTTAAAAGTTGCAGTTGTTCAG gCTTCTCTTCCAGAGGCTCTTGTTCCCTTTATATTTGCCAAAGAATATAATCTCCATGCAGACATACTCAGCACAGC GGTTATCTTTGGAATGGTGGTTGCTTTGCCAGTTACAATAATATACTACGTGATTCTTGGACTCTAA